The Myxococcales bacterium nucleotide sequence TTTCCGGCGAGCTGCCGAATGGGATGAAAATATTCTGCAGGTACAAAGACAAATATCGCTGGGGAGTAATTCTCCAGCATCACTTGGTTTGCGGGCGAGATCCCGACGACGGGCCAGCGGGCGCTGCGGCTTCTTTTGAAGGTTTTCCGAGGACTTGCACGGACACGCTGTGCCACTTGCTGCCAGGCTCCGGGTGCCGAGAACGCGCTTACCCCGACCCCAAGCGGTTTCCGGGACCGGAGCCCCCGGACAGGCATAGGCTGGGCTGCGTCCGGTGAATGAACTACAAATCGGACCTTTCCCCCAGTTTCATGGACCGCAATCCCAATTCTCTGAAGATTCTCCTCGCAGCGACTGGCTAGCCTTCACAGCGCACACGATCGGACCCGCAATTGTCCAGTGACCGAGAACTGGGAATGAAGCGTGCCATTACGCGCCGGGACTTCCTCGAAGGAGCGAGTGTTGCCATCGCGGGCAGCATGGTGCCTGGCGAACTGTTGGCCGCGACCGTCTCCAGAACTTCCAAGGCCCCCAACCCGACCAACGTCTATCCGCCTGGACAGGTCGGGCTTCGTGGCAGCCATCAGGGATCGTTTGAAGTGGCCCATCAACTGGCCCTCGAAGGGCGTACCGATTGGGGGCCGGTCTCCGACTCCGACGGAATCGTCTACGACCTCGTCGTGGTCGGTGCCGGAATCAGCGGGCTATCGGCTGCGCACTTTTATCAGAAGCAGCATCCCGACGCGACGATTCTGATTCTCGACAACCACGACGATTTCGGCGGGCACGCAAAGCGCAACGAATTCGTCTCCGGCGGGCAGCGCATACTCGGCTATGGGGGGAGTCAGTCCCTCGAAAACCCGGGACGTTATAGCGAGGTCACGAAAGGCTTGTTGAAAGATATCCGCGTCGACGTGGATCGGTTTCGGACCGCGTATGATCAAGATTTCAACAAGCGCTGGGACCTGGGTCCGGGAATCTATTTTGATCGCGGTCACTACGGCGTCGATCGAGTGGTGCGCGGTGAACTGTACAGCTACGAAACCTATCTTCCCGCTGCGCCGACTCAGGTGGCGATCAAAGATTCGATACCGCAGATGCCCATTTCGGATGAGGCCAAGCGCCAACTGATCCGTCTGTATACCGAAAGCAAGGATCAGTTGCCCGACCACTCGATTTTGGGTGAAGGACCCTACTTGGAAAGCATCAGCTACCGCGAATTTCTGATCCAGCACATGGGCGTAACAGACCCGCAAGCGCTCGAACTGCTGCACAACGTTCTGGGGGATATGGGAGGAGGGCTCGATCTCATGCCTGCGCTCTGGGGCATGGTCATCGGGCTGCCGGGTTTTGGTGCAACCGACATGGGTCTATTTGAAGGGGTCATCAAACACTTTTGGAAGATTCTCGACGAGCCGTACATTGCTCATTTTCCCGATGGCAATGCGTCGATTGCGCGGCTTCTCGTTCGCAAGCTCATTCCCGGTGTTGCGCCGGGAGACACGATGGAGGACATCGTGGGCGCACCGTTCGATTACTCGCGCCTCGATCGCTCGGACGCGGCCGTTCGGCTCCGTCTGAGCAGCACTGTGGTAAAGGTGAGCAATCTCGGAAGTGCCAAGACTGCAAGCGAAGTGGCAGTCACCTATATGCGCGGAGGGCAGGCGTATCGTACTCGCGCGCGCAATTGCGTGCTCGCCTGTTACAACCGAATCATTCCCCACCTCTGTCCCGAGTTGCCAGCGGAACAGAAAGACGCGCTCGCGCTGTTGGTAAAAACCCCGCTCGTCTATACGAATGTGCTTCTGCGCAACTGGCAGCCCTGGAAAAAACTCGGCATCCATACCGTGCACTGTCCCGGCACTTACCATCGATTGGCCATGCTCGATTTTCCGGTCAGCCTTGGCTCGGTGAAATTCTCTGCCAGCCCCGACGATCCGATCGTCGTTCATATGAATCGAGTCCCCAACAAACCAGGCCTGACGGAGCGCGACCAAAATCGAGCAGGGCGCGACGAAATGCTGACGACGTCCTTCGAAAGCATCGAGCGGGATATCCGAACGCATCTCGCCGGAATGCTGGGCAGTGAAGGCTTCGACCCAGCCCATGACATCGAGGCCATCACCGTCAATCGCTGGCCTCATGGGTATTCGTGGTGGAACAACCCGCTGATGGAGCCCCATTTCAAAGAAGACGAGATTCCCTTTATTGTCGGCCGACAGCGGTTTGGCCGTATCGCGATTGCCAACGCGGACGCCGGAGGGCAAGCCTACGTGGATGGCGCAATCGATCAAGCCCATCGCGCTGTGGAAGATCTCGAAAACTGATTCGATTTCTTCGAATCTGTCGAGATGTTCTACAATCGAACACGACGCCACAGCCATCCCGGCGTCGTTAGTCCCGAGGTTGCACAGATGAGGGCGATGCAGCTGCGCCGGACAGGGTCGCTGGAGCCGGGTGCCCAACCGTTGGAAGAAACGGAGTTGCCCATTCCGGAACCTGCGCATGGCGAAGTCCGGATCAAGGTTTCTACCTGCGGCGTGTGTCATACGGAACTCGACCAGATCGAGGGTCGAATCAAACCGCCGCGCCTGCCGGTCGTGCCGGGACACCAGGTCGTGGGATGCGTCGACGCTGTTGGCGAGGGGGCAGGGCGGCACCAGTTGGGGGACCGGTTGGGGGTCGGCTGGATCTACCGTTCAAGCGGAAGCAGCGACGAGAATCTTGCCGATGAGTTCATGGCAACCGGACGTGATGCAGATGGCGGTTATGCCGAGTACATGGTGGTGCCCGAAAAATATGCCTACCCGGTGCCCGACGTATTCTCCGATCGCGACGCTGCTCCGTTGCTATGTGCCGGGGGTGTCGGCTACCGGGCGTTGACATTGAGCGGGATTCAGGACGGCCAGGCCCTCGGCCTGACCGGCTTTGGCGGCTCCGCACACCTGGTCCTGCAGTTGGTGCGTCATCTGTATCCCAACACACGGGTCTACGTCTTTGCCCGGGATGAATCGGCGCGAGCATTCGCATTGGAACTTGGCGCGTGCTGGTCGGGCGATACCAGTGAGACTGCACCGGAGCCGCTACATGCCATCATCGATACCACGCCGGCCTGGAAACCCGTGGTCGAGGCAATGGCGCAGTTGGCGCCGGGGGGCAGGTTGGTCATCAACGCCATTCGCAAGCAGGATGACGACAAAGAATGCTTGCTGGATTTGAATTACGATCGGCACTTGTGGCAGGAGAAGGAAATCAAATCGGTGGCCAACGTGACTCGCCACGACATTGTCGCCTTTCTCGAACACGCAGCCGCGATCCCCATCCGCGTCGAAGTCGAGACCTATGGGCTGACAGATGCCAACCAGGCTTTGCTGGACCTCAAGTATCAAGCGGTCCGCGGGTCCAAGGTGTTGGCGATTGAACAATAACGTCGGCGTGTCGGAGTAAGGAGGAGACTTCCGCTAGTCGACTCGCTTTGCGGCGTCGTCGATGGCGGTCCGAACCGCCCGGGCGAGTTCTGCGAGCCGAAACGGCTTCTGCAGGAACTGGTTTTCCCGATCGATTCCGCCGTGACCTCGCGCGGCGTCTTCCGGGTAGCCAGACATGTAGACGACGGGTGTATTCGAGTTGAGCACCGCGGCTTTCTTTCCCAAGTCACAGCCGCTCAT carries:
- a CDS encoding NAD(P)/FAD-dependent oxidoreductase gives rise to the protein MKRAITRRDFLEGASVAIAGSMVPGELLAATVSRTSKAPNPTNVYPPGQVGLRGSHQGSFEVAHQLALEGRTDWGPVSDSDGIVYDLVVVGAGISGLSAAHFYQKQHPDATILILDNHDDFGGHAKRNEFVSGGQRILGYGGSQSLENPGRYSEVTKGLLKDIRVDVDRFRTAYDQDFNKRWDLGPGIYFDRGHYGVDRVVRGELYSYETYLPAAPTQVAIKDSIPQMPISDEAKRQLIRLYTESKDQLPDHSILGEGPYLESISYREFLIQHMGVTDPQALELLHNVLGDMGGGLDLMPALWGMVIGLPGFGATDMGLFEGVIKHFWKILDEPYIAHFPDGNASIARLLVRKLIPGVAPGDTMEDIVGAPFDYSRLDRSDAAVRLRLSSTVVKVSNLGSAKTASEVAVTYMRGGQAYRTRARNCVLACYNRIIPHLCPELPAEQKDALALLVKTPLVYTNVLLRNWQPWKKLGIHTVHCPGTYHRLAMLDFPVSLGSVKFSASPDDPIVVHMNRVPNKPGLTERDQNRAGRDEMLTTSFESIERDIRTHLAGMLGSEGFDPAHDIEAITVNRWPHGYSWWNNPLMEPHFKEDEIPFIVGRQRFGRIAIANADAGGQAYVDGAIDQAHRAVEDLEN
- a CDS encoding alcohol dehydrogenase catalytic domain-containing protein, producing the protein MRAMQLRRTGSLEPGAQPLEETELPIPEPAHGEVRIKVSTCGVCHTELDQIEGRIKPPRLPVVPGHQVVGCVDAVGEGAGRHQLGDRLGVGWIYRSSGSSDENLADEFMATGRDADGGYAEYMVVPEKYAYPVPDVFSDRDAAPLLCAGGVGYRALTLSGIQDGQALGLTGFGGSAHLVLQLVRHLYPNTRVYVFARDESARAFALELGACWSGDTSETAPEPLHAIIDTTPAWKPVVEAMAQLAPGGRLVINAIRKQDDDKECLLDLNYDRHLWQEKEIKSVANVTRHDIVAFLEHAAAIPIRVEVETYGLTDANQALLDLKYQAVRGSKVLAIEQ